In the genome of Chelonia mydas isolate rCheMyd1 chromosome 26, rCheMyd1.pri.v2, whole genome shotgun sequence, one region contains:
- the ITPRIPL1 gene encoding inositol 1,4,5-trisphosphate receptor-interacting protein-like 1, whose product MAVGSLLFLVVLAIVHHPLMVSDRQDPATVQRVQEQEQRLALEMTRLQLEFEQRNHEERPGPRRSLEPNQSQGEEEATALRVAAEQGPDDVAWDGWHYGVLVIILLVELCRPSMEPESSYDSSSEDVSSEEEEDDAAEAAPRGSCTQHPDFPDRAALEHFYDQHLQGVSKDLASTCEFVAGLVNTLLEACRALTYQTFLPELENCIGVASTFEGWCPHRDPKAYRVLVPLLAPKGHSFRLEMENAEGAPEKHGRIVVELECVCKRERLLGDVLCFLHHAEEDLSDNEQGPFRVHILCSSSLLDVGKTILWFHSLVGQAWALMAHNYSFQLTAQPSASSCKLRLAYESGRALCIEIILGVQQGDTLVFLASHGAETGHLSSTVWVETFAVQEMLFFQLVSRYAPQDSCHLKCLQILIHLKECRLPTLENRVLTTYHFKTALMHLLLLLPLSEWRPEQLAQRLRDTLSYLHRGLEAKCLYHFLIGNSALPIQIPVPKACRNAEPLNLFQHLALEPAAHAQALSEFLETMEQVRALLPQRSK is encoded by the coding sequence ATGGCTGTGGGCAGCCTGCTCTTCCTGGTGGTGCTGGCCATCGTGCACCACCCCCTGATGGTCAGCGACAGGCAGGACCCGGCGACGGTGCAGCgggtgcaggagcaggagcagcggcTGGCCCTGGAGATGACGCGCCTGCAGCTGGAGTTTGAGCAGAGGAACCACGAGGAGAGGCCGGGCCCACGCCGGAGCCTGGAGCCAAACCAgagccagggggaggaggaggccacAGCGCTGAGGGTGGCGGCCGAGCAGGGGCCCGACGACGTGGCCTGGGATGGGTGGCACTATGGGGTGCTGGTCATTATCCTGCTCGTTGAGCTCTGCAGGCCAAGCATGGAGCCCGAGTCCAGCTACGACTCCAGCAGCGAGGATGTcagcagcgaggaggaggaggacgatgCCGCCGAAGCAGCACCCAGGGGCTCCTGCACCCAGCATCCCGACTTCCCAGACAGAGCGGCCCTGGAGCACTTTTATGACCAACACCTCCAGGGAGTGTCCAAGGACCTGGCCAGCACCTGTGAGTTTGTGGCAGGCCTGGTGAACACCTTGCTGGAGGCCTGCCGAGCCCTCACCTACCAGaccttcctcccagagctggagaactGCATTGGCGTGGCCAGCACCTTTGAAGGCTGGTGCCCCCATAGGGACCCCAAGGCCTACCGGGTGCTCGTGCCCCTGCTGGCCCCCAAGGGGCATTCCTTCCGCCTGGAGATGGAGAATGCGGAGGGCGCCCCGGAGAAGCATGGCCGCATCGTGGTGGAGCTGGAGTGCGTGTGCAAGAGGGAGAGGCTGCTGGGGGACGTGCTGTGCTTCCTGCACCACGCCGAGGAAGACCTGAGTGACAACGAGCAGGGGCCCTTCCGCGTGCACATCTtgtgctccagctccctcctggaCGTGGGGAAAACCATACTCTGGTTCCACAGTCTGGTAGGCCAGGCCTGGGCGCTCATGGCTCACAACTACAGCTTCCAGCTCACGGCCCAGCCCTCCGCCTCCTCCTGCAAGCTCAGGCTGGCTTACGAGTCCGGGAGGGCCCTCTGCATCGAGATCATACTCGGGGTGCAACAGGGAGACACTCTGGTCTTCCTGGCCAGCCACGGGGCTGAGACgggccacctgagcagcacaGTCTGGGTAGAGACCTTTGCTGTCCAGGAAATGCTGTTCTTCCAGCTGGTGAGCAGGTACGCCCCACAGGACAGCTGCCACCTGAAATGCCTGCAGATCCTCATCCACCTCAAGGAATGCAGGCTGCCCACTCTGGAGAACAGGGTCCTCACCACCTACCACTTCAAAACCGCCCTGATgcacctcctgctcctcctgccgCTGTCGGAATGGCGCCCGGAGCAGCTAGCTCAGAGGCTACGGGACACCCTCTCCTACCTGCACCGTGGCCTGGAGGCGAAATGCCTCTACCACTTCCTGATCGGAAACAGCGCCCTGCCCATCCAGATCCCTGTCCCCAAGGCCTGCCGGAATGCCGAGCCACTCAACCTCTTCCAGCACCTGGCACTGGAGCCTGCTGCTCACGCCCAGGCACTGAGCGAGTTCTTGGAAACGATGGAGCAAGTCAGGGCACTACTCCCACAGCGCAGCAAGTAG